A single window of Flavobacterium aestivum DNA harbors:
- a CDS encoding ribonucleoside-diphosphate reductase subunit alpha, producing MYVVKRDGHKEPVMFDKITDRIKKLCYGLNELVDPVKVAMRVIEGLYDGVSTSELDNLAAETAASMTIAHPDYAQLAARIAISNLHSNTKKSFSETMNEMFHYINPRTNQESPLLAPEVHKVIMENAEFLDSHIIYNRDFNYDYFGFKTLERSYLLKINGKIVERPQHMLMRVAVGIHLDDLKSVMETYDLMSKKFFTHATPTLFNAGTPKPQMSSCFLLAMQDDSIDGIYDTLKQTAKISQSAGGVGLSIHNIRATGSYIRGTNGTSNGIVPMLRVFNDTARYVDQGGGKRKGSFAIYIETWHADIFDFLDLKKNTGKEEMRARDLFFAMWTSDLFMKRVQEDSTWTLMCPNECPGLYDVYGEEFEAMYTDYESKGKGRKTIKARELWEKILESQIETGTPYMLYKDAANRKSNQKNLGTIRSSNLCTEILEYTSSDEVAVCNLASISLPMFIENGAFNHQLLFDVTKRVTRNLNRVIDRNYYPVKEAENSNLRHRPIGLGVQGLADAFIMLRLPFTSEGAKALNQEIFETLYFAACTASMEMAKEEGPYSTFKGSPMSNGEFQHNLWGLKDEDLSGRWDWASLRKEVVEHGVRNSLLVAPMPTASTSQILGNNEAFEPYTSNIYTRRVLSGEFIVVNKHLLHDLVKLGLWNDSLKQEIMRHNGSVQNIDVIPQDLKELYKTVWEMSMKDIIDMSRQRGYFVDQSQSLNLFMQDANYSKLTSMHFYAWQSGLKTGMYYLRTKAAVDAIKFTLSNDKKENTPVTESIDVEDFKAMLLKAQAADPEDCEMCGS from the coding sequence ATGTATGTAGTAAAAAGAGACGGCCACAAAGAACCTGTAATGTTTGATAAGATTACAGACAGGATAAAAAAATTATGTTATGGCTTGAACGAATTGGTAGATCCAGTTAAAGTGGCTATGCGTGTTATTGAAGGTTTGTATGATGGGGTTTCTACATCAGAACTGGATAATCTTGCGGCTGAAACTGCGGCTTCAATGACGATTGCCCATCCAGATTATGCACAATTGGCAGCTCGTATTGCAATATCAAATTTACATTCAAATACAAAAAAATCGTTCTCTGAGACAATGAATGAAATGTTTCATTACATTAATCCTAGAACGAACCAAGAATCACCATTGTTAGCTCCAGAAGTGCACAAAGTGATTATGGAGAATGCTGAGTTTTTAGATTCACATATCATTTACAATAGAGACTTTAACTACGATTATTTTGGATTCAAAACCCTTGAGCGTTCGTATTTATTGAAAATAAACGGGAAAATTGTTGAGCGTCCTCAGCATATGTTGATGCGTGTGGCTGTGGGGATTCATCTAGATGATTTGAAATCGGTGATGGAAACATACGACTTAATGTCCAAGAAATTCTTTACCCATGCAACGCCAACTTTATTCAATGCAGGAACTCCAAAACCGCAAATGTCTTCTTGCTTCCTTTTGGCTATGCAAGATGATAGTATAGATGGAATATATGACACTTTAAAACAAACTGCCAAAATCTCGCAATCTGCAGGTGGAGTTGGACTTTCTATTCATAATATTCGTGCTACAGGTTCTTATATTCGTGGTACAAATGGTACTTCAAACGGAATTGTACCAATGTTAAGAGTATTCAATGATACTGCTCGTTATGTAGACCAAGGAGGAGGAAAACGTAAAGGAAGTTTTGCTATTTATATAGAAACATGGCATGCTGATATCTTTGATTTCTTAGATCTTAAAAAGAATACCGGAAAAGAAGAAATGCGTGCTAGAGATTTGTTCTTCGCTATGTGGACATCAGATTTGTTCATGAAACGTGTTCAGGAAGATTCTACTTGGACTTTGATGTGTCCTAACGAATGTCCTGGATTGTATGATGTATACGGAGAAGAATTCGAAGCAATGTACACTGATTACGAAAGCAAAGGAAAAGGTAGAAAAACCATCAAGGCGCGTGAATTATGGGAGAAAATCCTAGAATCACAAATCGAGACTGGAACTCCTTACATGTTGTATAAAGATGCTGCAAACAGAAAATCTAATCAAAAAAATCTGGGAACAATTCGTTCTTCGAACTTATGTACTGAGATTTTAGAATATACATCAAGTGATGAGGTAGCGGTTTGTAATTTAGCTTCTATTTCTTTGCCAATGTTTATTGAAAATGGAGCATTCAATCACCAATTATTATTTGATGTAACCAAACGAGTTACTCGTAACTTGAACAGAGTAATCGACAGAAATTACTATCCTGTAAAAGAAGCCGAGAACTCAAACCTTCGTCACAGACCAATTGGTCTTGGGGTACAAGGTCTAGCTGATGCTTTTATTATGTTGCGTTTGCCTTTTACAAGTGAAGGAGCTAAGGCATTAAATCAAGAAATATTCGAAACCCTTTATTTTGCTGCATGTACTGCATCTATGGAAATGGCAAAAGAAGAAGGACCTTATTCTACTTTCAAAGGCTCTCCAATGTCAAACGGAGAGTTTCAACACAATTTGTGGGGGTTGAAAGACGAAGATTTATCTGGAAGATGGGACTGGGCTTCGCTTAGAAAAGAAGTGGTTGAGCACGGTGTTCGTAACTCATTATTGGTTGCACCAATGCCAACAGCTTCGACTTCTCAAATTTTGGGTAACAATGAAGCGTTCGAACCATATACTTCTAATATTTATACAAGACGTGTATTGTCTGGAGAGTTCATCGTGGTAAACAAGCATTTATTACACGATTTAGTAAAACTAGGATTGTGGAATGATAGCTTGAAGCAAGAAATTATGCGTCACAACGGATCGGTTCAAAATATTGATGTGATTCCGCAAGACTTAAAAGAATTGTACAAAACGGTTTGGGAAATGTCTATGAAAGACATTATCGATATGTCTCGTCAAAGAGGATATTTTGTAGATCAATCACAATCATTGAACTTGTTCATGCAAGATGCCAATTATTCAAAACTAACGTCTATGCATTTCTATGCTTGGCAGTCTGGTTTGAAAACAGGTATGTATTATTTGAGAACTAAAGCAGCTGTAGATGCTATCAAATTTACTTTGAGTAACGATAAAAAAGAAAATACTCCAGTAACTGAATCTATAGATGTTGAAGATTTTAAAGCAATGTTACTTAAAGCACAAGCAGCTGATCCTGAGGACTGCGAAATGTGTGGAAGTTAA
- a CDS encoding Lrp/AsnC family transcriptional regulator translates to MENIDSIDLQILKHLQENSNINTKELASKLFLTVTPVYERIKRLERDGYIMKYVALLDKKKLNLGMTVFCNVRLKEHARNVGSNFVKDIVALPEIIECYNIAGDYDFMLKILVEDMSSYQDFVMNKLSTIENIGNTQSVFVMGEIKHSTALAI, encoded by the coding sequence ATGGAAAACATTGACTCTATCGATTTGCAAATCTTAAAACACTTGCAGGAAAACTCCAATATCAATACAAAAGAGCTGGCTAGTAAATTATTCCTCACCGTTACACCCGTTTACGAACGTATCAAAAGACTCGAACGAGATGGTTATATTATGAAGTATGTAGCATTATTGGACAAGAAAAAACTCAATCTCGGAATGACCGTATTTTGCAATGTTAGGCTCAAAGAGCACGCTAGAAATGTGGGAAGCAATTTTGTAAAAGATATCGTTGCTCTTCCGGAAATTATAGAATGTTACAATATTGCCGGAGATTATGATTTTATGCTGAAAATCTTGGTTGAAGATATGTCCAGCTATCAGGATTTTGTGATGAACAAACTCTCTACTATCGAGAATATCGGGAATACTCAAAGTGTTTTTGTAATGGGTGAAATCAAACACAGTACAGCATTGGCGATTTGA
- a CDS encoding AAA family ATPase, whose amino-acid sequence MSLLYFTDRSIVHLEDVVFNDAVSEQINQFLKEYQFKQVLEQYELPVVNKILLHGKTGCGKTMTAKAIARKLDKKIIIVNLSRIVSSKLGETSKNIEGLFKEVQYESSVLFFDEFDSLGQIRDYDNKDSTEMKRVVNSIIQLIDNFPNRSVLIAATNQIQMIDEALVRRFEMKLEFTAPSKEVLDNYYDKLLTKYPLEFQEVTRIYGATFAEAKNHLLNEVKNNIIQAEIKKQNIKP is encoded by the coding sequence TTGAGTTTATTATATTTTACAGACCGAAGCATAGTTCATCTTGAAGATGTGGTGTTCAATGACGCCGTTTCAGAGCAAATTAATCAGTTTTTGAAGGAATACCAATTCAAACAAGTTTTGGAGCAGTACGAATTACCTGTTGTCAATAAAATATTGTTACACGGTAAAACTGGCTGTGGCAAAACAATGACTGCCAAAGCAATTGCCAGAAAACTGGATAAAAAGATAATCATTGTGAATCTCTCTCGAATAGTTTCCTCAAAATTGGGAGAAACCTCAAAGAATATAGAGGGATTGTTCAAAGAAGTGCAATACGAAAGTTCCGTTTTATTCTTTGATGAGTTTGATTCGTTAGGACAAATTCGGGATTACGATAATAAAGACAGTACGGAGATGAAACGAGTGGTGAACTCTATTATTCAGCTGATAGATAATTTTCCCAATCGTTCAGTCCTAATAGCTGCTACCAATCAAATCCAGATGATAGATGAAGCTTTGGTACGCCGTTTTGAAATGAAACTTGAATTTACAGCTCCATCAAAAGAAGTTTTGGATAATTATTACGATAAGTTACTCACAAAATACCCCCTAGAGTTTCAAGAAGTAACCCGTATTTATGGTGCTACTTTTGCAGAAGCGAAAAATCATTTACTCAATGAAGTGAAAAACAATATCATTCAGGCAGAGATAAAAAAGCAAAATATAAAACCCTAG
- a CDS encoding SDR family oxidoreductase, translating to MKKLDKKVAVITGGNSGIGLATAKLFAEQGAKVAITGRNKKTIDEAVFEIGNASIGLVSDVSDINNIDTTYGTIKDTFGKIDVLVVNAGVFIAAPLADYTEEMFDQTSDINFKGVFFTIQKSLPHLNDGASIIITASTVAHKGFATTAAYSASKAAVRSLARTLSAELLNRNIRVNVLSPGPIDTPIFSRGGGSEEEINGAKAHFASAVPVKRLGSSEEMAEGFLYLASDDSKFMVGGELLLDGGAATI from the coding sequence ATGAAAAAACTAGACAAAAAAGTGGCTGTTATTACAGGAGGTAACAGCGGAATCGGATTAGCAACAGCAAAATTATTTGCAGAACAAGGCGCAAAAGTGGCTATAACAGGCCGTAATAAAAAGACAATAGATGAGGCGGTTTTCGAGATTGGAAATGCTTCGATTGGTTTGGTAAGCGATGTTTCTGATATAAATAACATTGATACAACTTACGGGACCATAAAAGATACTTTTGGAAAAATAGACGTATTGGTAGTAAATGCAGGTGTATTTATTGCAGCGCCTTTAGCTGATTATACTGAAGAAATGTTTGACCAAACCAGCGATATTAACTTCAAAGGGGTTTTCTTTACGATTCAAAAATCTTTACCTCATCTAAATGATGGCGCTTCAATTATCATTACAGCATCTACAGTAGCGCACAAAGGGTTTGCAACAACGGCAGCATATTCAGCTTCTAAAGCGGCGGTTCGTTCGTTGGCAAGAACTTTATCTGCGGAATTATTGAATAGAAATATTCGTGTGAATGTACTTTCTCCTGGACCTATTGATACGCCAATATTTTCAAGAGGGGGCGGTTCGGAAGAAGAAATCAACGGAGCAAAAGCGCATTTTGCATCAGCAGTTCCTGTAAAACGTTTAGGAAGTTCAGAAGAAATGGCAGAAGGATTCCTTTATCTGGCTTCTGATGATTCTAAATTTATGGTTGGAGGCGAGTTGTTGTTAGACGGTGGAGCAGCAACGATATAA
- the metE gene encoding 5-methyltetrahydropteroyltriglutamate--homocysteine S-methyltransferase, with amino-acid sequence MKTNNLGYPRIGSNRELKKANEAYWSNQISAEELLATAATIRKQNWQLQAEKGIDLIPSNDFSLYDQVLDFTLTVGAIPERYHGFSRTNNSLDLYFAMARGAQKEDQDVVAMEMTKWFDTNYHYIVPEFTKNQKFELFSTKIVSEFIEAKKLGITTKPVLIGPVSYLLLGKEKEAGFHRIDLIDKLLPVYFEILSALQAEGAEWIQFDEPFLALNLTDKERNTITTVYNEINKKFPSIKIILANYFDCFGENINTALALPVHTLHLDLVRCSSQLDDILESNLFSQNTTLSLGVVDGRNIWKNDFKKSLALIKKATDAIGQNRVMIAPSCSLIHSPCDLDLETNDNTLTPEIKQWLAFAKQKIEEVALLKSFASNELETESSTQFIENTKANENRKTSKLIHNTAVKNRVAAITPNDSKRENTFATRRKKQIEVLNLPLLPTTTIGSFPQTTEVRSWRAKFKKGELNQEQYDGLLQQETEETIRFQEETGIDVLVHGEFERNDMVEYFGEQLDGFTFTKNGWVQSYGSRCVKPPVIYGDVSRPNPMTVKWAEFAQSLTPKWVKGMLTGPVTILQWSFVRNDQPRSETCTQIALAIRDEVVDLEKAGIKIIQIDEPAIREGLPLRKEEWNAYLDWAIKAFRISASGVKDDTQIHTHMCYSEFNDIIQNIADMDADVITIECSRSQMELLDVFADFKYPNEIGPGVYDIHSPRVPSRTEMVQLLEKASAVVPIDQLWVNPDCGLKTRHWAETKKALVEMVAAAKEMRVAVEANV; translated from the coding sequence ATGAAAACAAACAACTTAGGTTACCCAAGAATTGGTAGCAATAGAGAACTAAAGAAAGCCAATGAAGCCTATTGGTCCAATCAAATTTCAGCCGAAGAACTTTTGGCTACAGCAGCAACTATCAGAAAACAAAACTGGCAATTGCAAGCCGAAAAAGGTATTGATCTAATCCCATCCAATGACTTTTCGCTTTACGATCAAGTATTGGATTTTACGCTAACCGTTGGAGCAATTCCGGAGCGTTACCATGGATTTTCCAGAACAAATAACTCTCTCGATTTGTATTTTGCAATGGCGAGAGGAGCTCAAAAAGAAGACCAAGATGTTGTAGCCATGGAAATGACCAAATGGTTTGATACTAACTATCATTACATTGTACCAGAATTTACAAAAAACCAAAAGTTCGAATTGTTTTCGACCAAAATAGTTTCCGAATTTATTGAAGCCAAAAAACTAGGAATCACAACAAAACCTGTACTTATTGGACCTGTTTCTTATTTATTACTAGGAAAAGAGAAAGAAGCTGGTTTTCACAGAATTGACCTTATAGATAAATTATTACCAGTATATTTTGAAATTCTAAGCGCATTACAAGCTGAGGGAGCAGAATGGATTCAATTTGACGAACCTTTCTTGGCTTTAAACCTAACTGATAAAGAGCGTAATACCATTACCACAGTTTATAATGAAATCAATAAAAAGTTCCCAAGCATAAAAATAATCCTAGCTAATTATTTTGATTGTTTTGGAGAGAACATAAACACAGCTCTGGCCTTGCCTGTACATACCTTGCATTTGGATCTGGTACGTTGTTCGTCTCAACTGGATGATATTTTAGAATCTAATCTTTTCTCTCAAAACACTACGCTTTCTCTTGGTGTTGTTGACGGAAGAAACATTTGGAAAAATGATTTCAAAAAATCATTAGCCTTAATCAAAAAAGCAACTGATGCTATTGGACAAAATCGAGTGATGATAGCACCTTCTTGTTCACTTATTCACAGCCCTTGCGATTTAGATTTAGAAACCAATGATAACACATTGACTCCCGAAATCAAACAATGGCTTGCATTTGCCAAACAAAAAATAGAAGAAGTAGCACTTTTAAAATCTTTTGCTTCTAATGAACTAGAAACTGAAAGTTCTACTCAATTCATTGAAAACACCAAAGCCAATGAAAACCGAAAAACATCTAAATTAATACATAACACTGCTGTAAAAAACCGTGTTGCTGCTATTACTCCAAACGATTCAAAACGAGAAAACACATTTGCTACCCGAAGAAAAAAACAAATAGAGGTATTGAATCTTCCTTTGCTCCCAACAACTACTATTGGTTCGTTTCCCCAAACGACCGAAGTACGTAGTTGGCGAGCTAAGTTCAAAAAAGGAGAACTGAACCAAGAACAATACGATGGTTTGCTTCAACAAGAAACCGAAGAAACTATTCGCTTTCAAGAAGAAACTGGTATCGATGTCTTGGTTCACGGAGAATTTGAACGCAACGATATGGTAGAATATTTTGGAGAACAATTAGACGGATTTACTTTTACCAAAAACGGCTGGGTTCAAAGTTATGGTAGCCGTTGTGTAAAACCTCCTGTTATTTATGGTGATGTTTCAAGACCAAACCCTATGACTGTAAAATGGGCTGAATTTGCTCAATCTCTTACACCAAAATGGGTAAAAGGAATGCTAACCGGTCCGGTAACTATCTTACAGTGGTCATTTGTACGTAACGACCAACCAAGATCTGAAACTTGTACGCAAATTGCTTTGGCAATACGTGATGAGGTTGTCGATTTGGAAAAAGCTGGAATCAAAATCATTCAAATTGATGAACCTGCAATTCGCGAAGGATTGCCATTGCGCAAAGAAGAATGGAACGCTTATCTTGATTGGGCGATAAAAGCGTTTAGAATTTCTGCCAGTGGTGTAAAAGATGACACTCAAATTCACACCCATATGTGCTACAGCGAATTTAATGACATTATCCAAAATATTGCCGATATGGATGCCGATGTAATTACAATTGAATGTTCACGTTCTCAAATGGAGTTACTAGATGTTTTTGCTGATTTTAAATACCCTAACGAGATAGGTCCTGGCGTTTATGACATTCACTCACCTCGTGTGCCTTCACGCACAGAAATGGTACAATTGTTAGAAAAAGCTTCAGCTGTTGTCCCTATAGATCAACTTTGGGTAAATCCGGATTGTGGTTTAAAAACAAGACATTGGGCGGAAACCAAAAAAGCTTTAGTAGAAATGGTTGCTGCTGCAAAAGAAATGCGAGTTGCTGTTGAGGCTAATGTTTAG
- a CDS encoding ArsR/SmtB family transcription factor — protein sequence MITSLSIKQVEKISKALGDPYRLKIMDIISKSNSCVQCGDVLAQFNLTQSTMSHHLKQLIEADLLIAEKEGRNLKLLVNKEVCTAYAGYISNLVL from the coding sequence ATGATTACAAGCTTAAGCATAAAACAAGTTGAAAAAATCTCAAAAGCTTTGGGCGATCCTTATCGTTTGAAGATTATGGATATTATCAGCAAAAGCAATAGCTGTGTACAATGCGGTGATGTTTTGGCTCAATTTAATTTGACTCAATCTACGATGTCGCATCATTTAAAACAACTGATAGAAGCAGATTTGTTAATTGCGGAAAAAGAAGGTCGTAATCTGAAACTTTTAGTAAATAAAGAAGTTTGTACTGCTTATGCGGGCTATATCAGCAATTTAGTACTTTAG